Genomic window (Puniceicoccaceae bacterium):
CATCCATCTGAAGCTCCTGTTCGTAGCGCACCGACTGGATTTCTCCCCTCAATTTGTCTTCCACGACAATCGCATCCTCCCAGACGATGCGTCCTTCCAGAAATACTCCTTGAGTGTTGACACGATCCAGAATGCGGGCTGACGCCGCATATAGGCTAAGGGCAGCTGAAGGTGTTACCTGCGGATCCGGGTCAGAATCAAATGAAAGGGTCAGCAGTGCCTTTTCTGCATGTTCAAATGCATCGTACAGATAACGCAGTTCCCGCAGTTTCTGAAACACCACTTCAGTTGGAAATTCAACTGCTCCGGGTTTGGTTCGTTGATCCTGGAACCACGCAAACCGAAGGCGCAAAACATTACGAGACGCAAGCGTCAACCGTGAGAGCTTCGCCTTGAGTGATTCCAGCTCAATGCCTTCCCCGTCCACGTGAAAGCGAAGCGTGAGATCCTTGATCAACTGAAGATTTTCGGAAGCGGGTAGAAAAGGGTCGGGATAATACACCACTGCGTTCGAAAGCAAGCCCACCGCCGACTCACTCTTGCCCATTTCAAGCGTTGGCTCAGATGGAACCACAAGCAGGTTGCCAACCGTCATTAGTGGACACCTGCACTCCTCAGAATGCAGCTCAAGGTCAAGGATTTCCAAGCCTTTTCCAGGATAGTAGCGTACGCTGCCCAACTCCACGGATAGTGAAGATGGTATTTTCCGATCCAGCATATACTCCACAAACCAGCTGGGAATTTCCCAATATCCACGGTAAGTCAGCGCGAGCAACAGCAGCGTCTGCCCCCCCAGCAGCAACAGCAGCATACTTTCCAGCAGACATTTGAACCCTCTTGCACACATAACTTCAGCACACGCTTCGAGTAGAAACCAACGTTGGCTTGTCGTGACACTGGTCCCCCTCCGCCGTCTGCTCTGACTTCATTGCTGGCCAATCATTCAATTTCCCCAACTTCTTCGGGCATCGGATTTGCCGATTCCCTGGCCTGCTCCGGATTCACTTCCATCTCTGCAGGCTCCTCCGATACCGAATCTTCATCGCTCGGAGTTACAGGGGGTGCCCACTCTTCTGGCAACTCCGTGACGAACAACAGCGGATGCAATACATCCACAAGCGACTGAGGAAGTTTCACAACCAGATCCTGCTCAGCAATCCAGGCGTATTGTTCGCTTCCACTCAGGCGACGGGTGAGCCATATACTCGACGCAGGATCAGCACTCACATCACTCCAAAGTTTCATTTCAAACGCCAGTTTCATCTCAACGCCCCCATAGTGCAGTATGCCGTCTGACACGCTCGCATCGAGAAATCCATCCGCTCTAAAATGCCTTAACATCACCTGCAGTGCTGCGATCACACCCTCTGCATCTTCACCGGACAGGGGCTGAATCGCAGTTTCCTGCAAAGCCTGCACCGAGCGCAAATCCGTGACGTGACCAGTCTGGCGATTCAGAATCTCCGCAGCAGCCAGCGATTCGCCTCCGGGAAGCAGCTCAATGGAACGGTTGCGGTAGTGGAGCGGATCCAGACGCAGCCGCGACAACACCTCGTTTGCAACCAAATATACACTGTTGCTTGCGGCTAGTTTCGCATAGCTCCTCTGGGGTTGTTCTGCAGCTGCACCGATCAGCAGACGCTGGGTCTGATCCCCTTCCAGCGATACCGTCAATGAGGGTTCCGCTAAGCCATAGGTATCGAGGTCGCTGGTACTCGGATCGTCGTTCACAAACTCCAGTGCGATCAGATCGTTCAGTTCTGTAAGGATCTCAACCACCGTCGGCCCATCGGCGAGAAAGTCCACCAGATCTACTGTCGACGGACCCGCGTAGATGCGCCACTGGTCATTCTCGAGACGCAGCAAGCGCAGCGTCCTCGGTTCCTGCGATCCAGAAACAAGCTCCACCTTGGAAATGGCAGCGGGTTTCAGATTCAGAAAGTGCCGCTCTCTCAAGCTCGACTGGGAAGTGCGCCACCAGTCAATCTCAGCACGCGGGAGCAAAAAGGTGGTAGCGGCACCTTCAAAACGTGCGAGGTAAAGGGCTGGGTGAGCCTCTCCATTGACCAGATAACGACTGACCAACAGTGTCGAGTTGCGCCGGTTTCCAATGACTTCGAAACGCGCAATCGCATTGAAATGCGTGACTTCCTGCTGTTGCACACCTTCACCAGGCACCAGCGTTGAAGCATCGACCTCATGATTCACCAGGCGGTGAATGGCTCCCTGTACACGCTCCGTATTTGCCTCGGCAAAAAAGGGAGTATCCATGACCCACCCGGATTCATCCCTTGTGAAACGCCGCCGGCTGCCGTCGTCCGTGAATTCAACCAACAGGGAGCGCACTTCAAACACAGGAATCGAAAAGAGACTGCTCGAGCGCAGATCTGATAACTCTATCAGAAAGGGCTGGACCAGACTGGAACGCACGACCCAGATCTCCTGCCGATCCGGCCCCAGCAGGTAGAGCTGGTCATTGATCTCGACCGGAGCCCCAAAGGAAAAAGTGCGAACCTCGTCGCCATAGTCCAGATGCACAACTAAATGGGGGTCTTCCAGTCCAAAATCCGCAAGACTCTGCTGTCGGCTCTGAATATCACTGACCGGGAATCGCACACTCACTTCCGCCGCTTCCATCTGACTGATCATGCTGCGTACTGCAAATGCATTGGCATCCCATTGCACGGGTTCCTGGATGCGCCACCGCCCCTGTTCGAGGATGAGATGATAGGGTCGCTCCAGCGTCTGTCCGTCAACCCGGATCCCCACGACTTCTGACATTGGCCGATTCAGTATGCCCGCTTCTGCCGACCCCATCCGTGTACGCAGATCAAATGGAGATTCCTGTCGAAGCAGGAAAAAAAAGACGACGGCATTCAATACGACCAGAAGTAACGTAGTTCTCAATTTCATAACAGGACAGCACTCATCGGCGGATGACTCTCACCAACAACCCAACCAGTGCAAATGCAACTGGAAACCCGAAGAGGGCAAACAGAAGCGTCTGCAAATCCGCCTCGCTCAATGTCAGTCGATAGTTGGCGATGCGCTGAGGGGGAATGCTCAGCAGGTGATTTCGCTGGAGACACCAATTGAGAGAATTGGACATGACGACCCGATTGCCATACAGGCGAAACAGGTTGTTCGACAGCATGCTTGCATCTCCAAAGACCAGCAGTTTGCCACCTTTCAGTTTCAAGCCCAGGCTCTCACCTCCACTGCGTTCGGCCACAACACCAACCGGAACAGGTCCACGCACGTCCCGTTCATTCGAAAAGACGGGCACGCTCTCCGTGCGGAAGTCCATCTCGATCCAGCTGGTCTCCGAGGTCCCGATCAATGCAGTTCGCCGGACTCCGGCAATGCGTGGACCTGCGGGATCCATGCGCACCGGTCG
Coding sequences:
- a CDS encoding DUF4340 domain-containing protein; amino-acid sequence: MKLRTTLLLVVLNAVVFFFLLRQESPFDLRTRMGSAEAGILNRPMSEVVGIRVDGQTLERPYHLILEQGRWRIQEPVQWDANAFAVRSMISQMEAAEVSVRFPVSDIQSRQQSLADFGLEDPHLVVHLDYGDEVRTFSFGAPVEINDQLYLLGPDRQEIWVVRSSLVQPFLIELSDLRSSSLFSIPVFEVRSLLVEFTDDGSRRRFTRDESGWVMDTPFFAEANTERVQGAIHRLVNHEVDASTLVPGEGVQQQEVTHFNAIARFEVIGNRRNSTLLVSRYLVNGEAHPALYLARFEGAATTFLLPRAEIDWWRTSQSSLRERHFLNLKPAAISKVELVSGSQEPRTLRLLRLENDQWRIYAGPSTVDLVDFLADGPTVVEILTELNDLIALEFVNDDPSTSDLDTYGLAEPSLTVSLEGDQTQRLLIGAAAEQPQRSYAKLAASNSVYLVANEVLSRLRLDPLHYRNRSIELLPGGESLAAAEILNRQTGHVTDLRSVQALQETAIQPLSGEDAEGVIAALQVMLRHFRADGFLDASVSDGILHYGGVEMKLAFEMKLWSDVSADPASSIWLTRRLSGSEQYAWIAEQDLVVKLPQSLVDVLHPLLFVTELPEEWAPPVTPSDEDSVSEEPAEMEVNPEQARESANPMPEEVGEIE